In Desulfovibrio legallii, the sequence TGGGCATCTTCGCCCACAAGGCCCTCTCCCTCACCCGGCGGGTGGCCCTGCTCTCCTCCGGCAGCCTGCGCCGCAAACTGGCCGGGCTCCTTCTGGAACGCCGCCGCCCAGACGGCAGCCCCATTCCCGGCATGAACCGCGAACAGATGGCCGAATTTCTGGGCGTGACCCGCCCCTCCCTCTCCCGCGAGCTGGCCGCCATGCGCGACGAAGGCCTCCTGGAACTGCACGGCAGGCACATCCGCCTGCCCGACCCCGCCGCCCTGCGCCGCCTCTGCGAATACCCGGAGTAGCGTAGTTTTACGGAAAAATCAGTGGGGGGAAGGGGGGACTTTTGTGAACAAAAGTCCCCCCTTCCCCCCACACCCCCCATCCCCTTCAAAAAACGTTACCCTGCACAGCTGCCGCAGCAGGCGTACCCTGACCATGAGTACCCCGTGCGCTGCCATTCCGGCAGGCTTTCCCCGGCGGTTGCGAGCGGCGTAAAAGGGCGCGGTCGCGTGCACGGCGCAGCCCAAACGCAACAGAAACGCCGCCGTACCCGCAGGGCAAACCAGCCGCCGGTCTGGGCACTGCCTGCGGCCAGGCTCCCGGAACCACGACAATCCGCACCAAAAACTTTTTTCACATTTTTCGCCTCCCGTAACAATTGTTACGGAACCCTGGCCCTCCCCCTGCTACAACAACATCGTCAGGCAAGAGCATTTTTCACCCTGAAACGGCAAGGAGGGCTCTATGCAACGCCTCTTCAAGAATCTGGAATACGCCGCCCCGCTGCCCCTGGCGGCGCAGGTGGAGTGCCGCCCCGGTCAGATCGCCAGCAAGACACTGGTGCAGAATCCGGCCGTGGGCCTGACCCTGTTCGCCTTTGACGCGGGCGAGGAAATCAGCAGCCACACCTCCACAGGCGACGCCCTGGTGCAGGTGCTGGAAGGCGCGCTGGAGGTGACCATAGCCGGGACAACGCAGCCCGTGCGCGCAGGCGAGGTTATCGTCATGCCCGCGGGCCAGCCCCATGCCGTGCGCGCCCTGGAGCGCAGCGCCATGCTGCTGACCGTCATTTTTGCCCCCGAAGCCGGGAAGTAGCCACCGTACAACGAACGCCCGCCGCCCCCCCTGGCGGGCGCGCAACCTCCGCCGCGCGGAGCGCAAGAGGAAAATATTATGAGCAACGCCATGTTCTGTTATCAGTGTCAGGAAACCGTAGGCAACAAGGGCTGCACCCAGATGGGCGTGTGCGGCAAAAAGCCCCGCACCGCCGCCCTGCAGGACGCCCTGGTTTACGCCACCAAGGGCCTGGGCGAGGTGACCACCAGCCTGCGCGCCCAGGGCGCAGCTGTGGACCACGCCGTGGACCGCCTGGTGACGGGCAATCTTTTTGCCACCATCACCAACGCCAACTTTGACGACGACATCCTGGCCCGGCGCGTGCGCGAAACCTGCGCCATGACCAAAAAGCTGCGGGCCGGCCTCGCCGACGCCGCGGGCCTGACCGACGCCGCCCTGTGGGAAGCCGGGGACGACGAAGCCATCCTGGCCAGGGCCGCCGCCGTGGGCGTGCTGGCCACCCCGGACGACGACGTGCGCTCCCTGCGCTGGCTCATTACTTACGGCCTCAAGGGCATGGCCGCCTA encodes:
- a CDS encoding cupin domain-containing protein, with translation MQRLFKNLEYAAPLPLAAQVECRPGQIASKTLVQNPAVGLTLFAFDAGEEISSHTSTGDALVQVLEGALEVTIAGTTQPVRAGEVIVMPAGQPHAVRALERSAMLLTVIFAPEAGK